A genomic region of Parambassis ranga chromosome 7, fParRan2.1, whole genome shotgun sequence contains the following coding sequences:
- the tas1r1 gene encoding taste receptor type 1 member 1, with protein MCLAVAVFLYAGCLMVQSADGKLDYTSKGQGMQLQGDFFLAGLFPLHYTDGPSDGVPALVPCNKGKTNKHGFHLMQAMRFAVEEINNSSGPESLLPGVKLGYQMYDICSTPASDLATLDLLLQQDQNSSKEERAVAVIGPDSSSKTFTPAALLGAYLIPQISYEASNEVLSNKFLYPAFFRTIPSDKNQVAAMIQILVRFNWTWIALIGSDNSYGLAGMQSLSQQAPAHGICIAYQAVIPSFNTDTVQTMRNIVEGILMTKVNTIVAFSSKSMLRAFFPFVLEQNMTEKVWIGTEDWSASSLISGIPGIHTIGTVIGVSVKYAAIRGFKGFEQKVVEASLQHNDTQQDFNVTMSSRNDCLHSTTLYSLAKNSFSLDKYDITSSFNVYKAVYAVAHALHQALGCEDGECGKRTMQPWELLPWLKRVRFSLDNNSVYFDVNGDPPTGYDIISWVWQGTEWSIRVVGSFTPDPITLIVDADQIEWHNKEGSVTVPLSICSPPCPKGHKKLLTGQHKCCFDCQACPAATFLNLSKPTVCQSCLPVQWAPPSSEQCLDRTVLLLAWDDPLSIALLFFMTTCLLMTSSSAVILLLNLNTPVAKSAGGRTCLLMLAALTVAAMSSLCHFGQPSDLACILKQPLFIFSFTVCLACITVRSLQVVCIFKFASKLPPAYDRWAKNNGPEFTIFLASAVILLISVFRVALNPPRPSQDLEFYTDKIVLECSNTLSAGATVELVYVSLLSVLCFSFSYMGKDLPANYNEAKCVTFSLMVYMMSWISFFTLYLISRDPFTMAAHVFATLFSVLAFFGGYFLPKIYIIVLRPQMNTTAHFQNCIQMYTMTK; from the exons ATGTGTCTGGCCGTTGCTGTGTTTCTCTACGCAGGCTGCCTGATGGTGCAGTCAGCTGACGGGAAACTAGATTACACTTCTAAGGGACAGGGGATGCAGTTGCAAGGGGACTTCTTCTTAGCTGGACTCTTTCCTCTTCACTACACTGATGGCCCAAGTGACGGTGTACCTGCTTTGGTTCCATGCAATAA AGGGAAAACCAACAAACATGGATTCCACCTGATGCAAGCCATGAGATTTGCGGTGGAAGAAATCAACAACAGCAGTGGACCGGAGTCTCTTCTACCAGGAGTGAAGCTCGGTTACCAGATGTATGACATCTGCTCCACCCCGGCTAGTGATCTTGCCACActggacctgctgctgcagcaggaccaGAACTCCAGCAAAGAAGAAAGAGCAGTGGCTGTGATTGGGCCGGATAGCAGCAGCAAAACCTTCACCCCTGCAGCTTTACTAGGGGCCTACCTCATACCACAG ATTTCTTATGAGGCATCAAATGAAGTGCTGAGCAACAAGTTCCTCTATCCGGCCTTCTTCCGCACCATTCCCAGTGACAAGAACCAGGTGGCAGCCATGATCCAGATTCTGGTTCGTTTTAACTGGACCTGGATAGCTCTCATAGGCAGCGACAACTCTTACGGACTGGCGGGCATGCAGAGCCTGTCCCAGCAGGCACCAGCCCACGGCATCTGCATCGCCTACCAAGCAGTAATCCCCTCCtttaacacagacacagtacagACCATGAGGAACATAGTGGAGGGCATATTGATGACCAAAGTCAACACCATTGTGGCCTTCTCCAGTAAGTCAATGCTCAGAGCCTTCTTCCCATTCGTCCTTGAGCAGAACATGACAGAGAAGGTGTGGATTGGCACAGAGGACTGGTCAGCATCTTCTCTGATATCAGGGATACCTGGGATCCATACCATCGGCACTGTGATCGGCGTGTCTGTCAAATATGCAGCCATTCGTGGTTTCAAGGGGTTTGAGCAAAAAGTAGTTGAAGCGTCAttgcaacacaatgacacacagcaAGACTTTAATGTCACCATGAGCTCTCGCAACGACTGCCTGCACAGTACTACCCTGTACAGCCTGGCTAAGAACAGCTTCTCTCTGGACAAgtatgacatcacttcctccttCAATGTGTACAAGGCAGTCTACGCTGTGGCTCACGCTCTGCACCAAGCACTCGGTTGTGAGGATGGGGAGTGCGGCAAAAGAACCATGCAACCATGGGAG CTCCTGCCGTGGCTGAAGCGGGTACGATTCTCTCTGGACAACAACTCTGTGTACTTTGACGTGAACGGTGATCCGCCAACAGGATATGACATCATTTCCTGGGTTTGGCAGGGGACGGAGTGGTCTATCAGAGTGGTGGGCAGCTTCACCCCAGATCCCATCACCCTCATAGTTGATGCAGATCAAATTGAGTGGCACAACAAAGAAGGCTCAGTTACT GTGCCTCTCTCCATCTGCTCTCCACCCTGTCCTAAAGGCCACAAGAAGCTGCTGACAGGGCAGCACAAGTGCTGCTTCGACTGCCAGGCCTGTCCTGCTGCCACGTTCCTCAATTTaagca AACCCACAGTATGCCAGTCGTGTCTGCCGGTGCAGTGGGCTCCTCCTAGCAGCGAGCAGTGTCTGGACAggactgtcctgctgctggCCTGGGACGACCCCCTCTCCATCGCCCTGCTCTTCTTTATGACCACCTGTCTTCTCATGACCTCCAGCTCTGCAGTAATCCTCCTTCTCAACCTGAACACGCCTGTGGCCAAGTCTGCCGGAGGCCGCACCTGCCTCCTGATGCTGGCAGCCCTGACGGTGGCCGCCATGAGCTCTTTGTGCCACTTTGGCCAGCCGTCTGATCTGGCCTGCATCCTCAAGCAGCCTCTATTCATCTTCAGCTTCACTGTGTGCCTGGCCTGCATCACTGTGCGCTCCCTTCAGGTcgtttgcatttttaaatttgCATCCAAGCTGCCACCGGCCTACGACAGGTGGGCCAAAAACAACGGGCCAGAGTTCACTATTTTTCTGGCGTCTGCTGTCATCTTGCTGATTTCCGTGTTCCGTGTGGCCCTTAACCCTCCCCGGCCGTCCCAGGATCTTGAATTCTACACAGACAAAATTGTGTTGGAGTGCAGCAACACCCTCTCAGCCGGTGCAACAGTTGAACTGGTTTACGTATCGCTGCTCAGCGTCCTTTGCTTCTCCTTCAGTTACATGGGCAAAGACCTGCCGGCCAACTACAACGAGGCCAAGTGCGTGACCTTTAGCCTCATGGTGTACATGATGTCCTGGATCAGCTTCTTCACCCTCTACCTCATCAGCAGAGACCCGTTCACCATGGCTGCACACGTGTTTGCAACACTCTTTAGTGTTCTGGCCTTCTTTGGAGGATACTTCCTGCCCAAAATTTATATTATTGTCCTGAGGCCACAAATGAACACGACTGCACATTTCCAGAACTGTATCCAAATGTACACCATGACGAAATAA
- the her12 gene encoding hairy-related 12, producing the protein MAPCSTSYSSVHNIRISEKDNIKLRKPIVEKMRRDRINSCIEQLKIILEKEFHKQEPNSKLEKADILEMTVSFLRQQLQPGLCQRDYNQGYSHCWRDSVHFLSTGSYTEAPVTPLQGLQQQDQKLRQAQKASSSSPLPLRPTTLQENSNSRGPVWRPW; encoded by the exons ATGGCTCCCTGTTCAACCAGCTACTCCTCTGTTCACAACATCAGGATCTCTGAGAAAGACAACATCAAA TTGAGAAAACCTATAGTGGAGAAGATGCGCAGAGATCGCATCAACAGCTGCATCGAGCAGCTCAAAATCATTCTGGAGAAAGAGTTTCACAAGCAGGAGCCCAACTCCAAGCTGGAGAAAGCCGACATCCTGGAGATGACAGTGAGCTTTctgaggcagcagctgcagccggGCCTCTGTCAGAGGGACTACAACCAGGGCTACTCTCACTGTTGGAGGGACTCTGTGCATTTCCTTTCCACCGGCTCCTACACAGAGGCCCCTGTCACACCTCTGCAGGGCCTCCAGCAACAAGACCAGAAGCTCCGTCAGGCCCAGAAAGCCAGCAGCTCCTCCCCACTTCCACTCAGGCCCACCACactgcaggaaaacagcaacagcagaggCCCCGTGTGGAGGCCGTGGTAG